The proteins below come from a single Armatimonadia bacterium genomic window:
- the kdpF gene encoding K(+)-transporting ATPase subunit F, which yields MSALYLVLGLLCLALFVYLVAALLKPEWFG from the coding sequence ATGTCGGCGCTCTACCTGGTTCTTGGCCTGCTGTGTCTCGCGCTGTTCGTGTACCTCGTGGCGGCGCTACTGAAGCCGGAGTG